The genomic window GAGTTCGGGTTCGACACCGCCGACATGGTGCCCAAGAGCATCGTCGTCGCCGACAGCACGGAAGACATCGCTCATGTGGACTTTCCCGATGGCGGGCTGATCTACGAGGCCGGGGTGCGTTCGCTCACCATGCTCCATCCCGAGGTGCCGAAAGCCATTCGGGGCACGGTCGCAGCCCTCGGCCACCCGGCCGTGATCGACCATCTGAAGCGGCTCGGCGTCGACGCGATCGAGCTTCTGCCGATCACCGCCTGGATGGATGAGCGGCATCTGCTGCCGCTCGGGCTTACCAATGCCTGGGGCTACAATCCCGTTACCTTCATGGCGCTGGAGCCGCGCATCTGCCCGGGCGGCATTGCCGAACTCCGGGGCGCGGTCAAGGCCCTCCACAAGGCCGGCATCGGCGTGATTCTCGATCTCGTCTTCAACCACAGCGGCGAAAGCGACCCGTTCGGCGGGGTCTTGAGTTTTCGCGGGCTCGACAACCAGACCTATTACCGCATAGCCCATGACGACCCCTCGGTGCTGATCAACGATACCGGCTGCGGCAACACGATTGCCTGCGATCATCCGATGGTGCGACGCTACATCGTCGACAGCCTGCGCCATTTCGTGACCCAGGCCGGGATTGACGGCTTCCGTTTCGATCTGGCGCCGGTGCTGGGACGCAGATATGAGGGCTTCGACCCCAATTCCGAAACGCTGCACGCGATCCTCAACGATCCCGTTTTGAAGGACCGGACGATGATCGCGGAGCCCTGGGACATCGGCCCCGGCGGCTATCATCTCGGCAATTTCCCGTCGCCGTTTCTGGAATGGAATGACGTCACGCGCGACGACATCCGCAAATTCTGGCGCGGCGACGCGTCGATGACCGGAGCGCTGGCCGACGCGCTTTCGGGCTCCTCGCATATCTTTTCGACCCGGGGGCAGGATCGGACGCGCTCGGTCAATTTCATCGCGGCCCATGACGGGTTCTCGCTTTACGACCTGACGGCCTATGTTCACAAGCACAACGCCGCCAACGGCGAGCAAAACCGCGACGGTCACGACGAGAACTATTCCTGGAACAACGGCGTCGAGGGCGAGACCGACAACGATATGGTGAACCAACGGCGACGGCAGGATCTCAGCGCGCTGCTCGGCACGCTGTTTGCAAGCCGCGGCGCGATCATGCTGAAGGCGGGCGACGAGGGCGGTTGCAGCCAGCAGGGCAACAACAACGCCTATTGCCAGGACAACGAAATCACCTGGCTCGACTGGACGGATATGGACGAGAAGCTGGTGGCCCACACCGCCGAACTCTCGGCTTTTCGCAAACGTTTCTCGGTGTTCTCGCAAACCGGCTTCTTCACCGATGACGATGTCCTGTGGCTGCGGCCGGACGGCCAGGTGATGGATGTCGCCGACTGGGAATGCCCCGAGTGCCAGTGTCTCAGCATGGTGCTTTCCACCACGGAGACGACGACCGGCCATCCAACGCGGCTTGCGGTGCTCATCAATCGCGGCCACGAGGAGGCCGTCTTCATGCTGCCCGAGGCCGATGAGCACGGCTGGCACAGCCTCGCAGGCGAAAGCGAAGGCACGGTGGAGATCGCGCTTGCGCCCCGCTCGGTATCGCTCTATGCCGAAAGGCTAGGCGAAGGAGAGGCAGACTCCCCCTCCTCAGTTGATGAAAGAAGGCCCGATGGTTCTCGAAATTTCGCTGGGTGAGGTCAAGGGACTGATCGGGCAGGAAGTCGGCCTGTCGCGCTGGTTCACGGTCGATCAGCCGATGATCGACACCTTCGCCGATGCGACGCTCGATCACCAGTTCATCCATACCGACCCCGAACGGGCCCGCAACGAGACCCCTTTCGGCGGCACGATCGCGCATGGATTTCTGACGCTGTCCCTGCTTTCGGCGATGAATTACGACTGCGCGCCGCGCATCCGCGAGCAGACCATGGGCATCAATTTCGGCTTCGACAAGGTGCGTTTCATGGCCCCGGTGAAAAGCGGCGCCAGGGTCCGTGGCCGCTTTTCGCTGAAGGACGCGCGCTTCAGGGGCGCGGAACTGCTGTCGATCAACTACGCCGTCACCGTCGAAATCGAGGGCGAACGCAAGCCCGCGCTTTCCGCCGAATGGATCACCCTCGTCCAGTTCGCCGCCGCCGATCGGCCGGAAACGGTCTAGGCGATTGCCGCGGGGTTCGAAAGCCGGGCACGCGCCTGCGAACCGAGCGTGATCTAAAACCCAGCGTCCTTCGCACCCTGATCGAGAAGCCCGAAGACGTAGGGCGCGAAGGAGCGCCAGCATTCGACCCGGAAGGTGTGCTCTTCCTTGCGGAAAAGGATGATTTCGGCCTTGCCGAGCACGGTGCGGGTGACCTTGCCGACTGGAAAACTTTCAAGCCGCAGATCGAGCGGGCAGGCCGCGTTCAGCGTCACGGCAGCGCCCGGTCCGTCGACCATGATCGCGATGTTGCGGTGGGAGACGTCGACCGCCGAATAGGGACCCGCCGCCGGGCCCAGCCGGCCGGCAAGATCGTCCTCGTATTCATCGATCACCAGCCACTCGTCGGGTCCGAGCCAGAAGGCGTAGCGCCCCTCGCCGCCGGAGGAGGAAAGCGGCTTCACCGGCAGGTCAAGTTCCAGCATGCCATTCAGGCCGGGGATCGCCTCTTGACCGGCCCGCAGCGACAGCCGGGTTGCGGGCCGCGCCACCACCAGTCGCGCAAGACCCGATCCGCCATAGGCGCCGGCAAGCGGCAGGTCGCGTTCCGCTATTGTTTGCTCAGCCATTGATCCGCGCTCCTTCGGCGTCATAGAAAACGGTGTCGACCACTTCGACGGCGATCGTGCGGTCCGGCATCGGCACGTAAAGCGTCTGGCCCTTCAGCGCGTGGCCGTTCTTGACCACCGCCATGGCGATACCGCTCTGCAGAGCCTCCGACCAGTAGGCGGAGGTGACGTGGCCGAGCATCGGCACCGGCTTTGCGGCATTCGGATCGGCCACCACATGGGCGCCCTCCTCCAGCACCAGCCGGGAATTGTTCTTGACCATCAGGCCCACGAGTTGCTTGCGGCCCTCGCCAACGAGATCGGGCCGTTTGAGGCCGCGCATGCCGACGAAATCCGGCTTTTTCTTCGACACCGCCCAGCCCATGCCGACATCATAGGGCGTGACCGTGCCGTCGGTATCCTGACCGACGACGATATAGCCCTTTTCGGCGCGCAGCACATGCATGGTCTCGGTGCCATAGGCGCAGGCCCCGAAACCCTCCGCGCGCTCGAAGACCGCCTGCCAGACCTGACGCCCGTAATCGGCGGGCACGTTGATCTCGTAGCCGAGCTCACCGGTAAACGACACCCGGAACAGCCGCGCGGGCACGCCGCAGACCGTGCATTCGGCAAGGCTCATATGCGGGAGGGCCTCGTTTGAAATATCGACGCCCTCGACGAAGGGCTGAATGATTTCGCGGGCCTTCGGACCCTGC from Martelella sp. NC20 includes these protein-coding regions:
- the glgX gene encoding glycogen debranching protein GlgX, with protein sequence MSEPLKTPGVRVLDRGVEFSVYSENAAGMELCLFDKAGVATAKLPMAHAGGNLFRLMADGVKPGQRYGYRAFGAWDPMHGQWFDPSKLLTDPYAREIDRPYRFDPDLSEFGFDTADMVPKSIVVADSTEDIAHVDFPDGGLIYEAGVRSLTMLHPEVPKAIRGTVAALGHPAVIDHLKRLGVDAIELLPITAWMDERHLLPLGLTNAWGYNPVTFMALEPRICPGGIAELRGAVKALHKAGIGVILDLVFNHSGESDPFGGVLSFRGLDNQTYYRIAHDDPSVLINDTGCGNTIACDHPMVRRYIVDSLRHFVTQAGIDGFRFDLAPVLGRRYEGFDPNSETLHAILNDPVLKDRTMIAEPWDIGPGGYHLGNFPSPFLEWNDVTRDDIRKFWRGDASMTGALADALSGSSHIFSTRGQDRTRSVNFIAAHDGFSLYDLTAYVHKHNAANGEQNRDGHDENYSWNNGVEGETDNDMVNQRRRQDLSALLGTLFASRGAIMLKAGDEGGCSQQGNNNAYCQDNEITWLDWTDMDEKLVAHTAELSAFRKRFSVFSQTGFFTDDDVLWLRPDGQVMDVADWECPECQCLSMVLSTTETTTGHPTRLAVLINRGHEEAVFMLPEADEHGWHSLAGESEGTVEIALAPRSVSLYAERLGEGEADSPSSVDERRPDGSRNFAG
- a CDS encoding sarcosine oxidase subunit gamma, whose amino-acid sequence is MAEQTIAERDLPLAGAYGGSGLARLVVARPATRLSLRAGQEAIPGLNGMLELDLPVKPLSSSGGEGRYAFWLGPDEWLVIDEYEDDLAGRLGPAAGPYSAVDVSHRNIAIMVDGPGAAVTLNAACPLDLRLESFPVGKVTRTVLGKAEIILFRKEEHTFRVECWRSFAPYVFGLLDQGAKDAGF
- a CDS encoding MaoC family dehydratase; the encoded protein is MVLEISLGEVKGLIGQEVGLSRWFTVDQPMIDTFADATLDHQFIHTDPERARNETPFGGTIAHGFLTLSLLSAMNYDCAPRIREQTMGINFGFDKVRFMAPVKSGARVRGRFSLKDARFRGAELLSINYAVTVEIEGERKPALSAEWITLVQFAAADRPETV